Proteins encoded by one window of Pseudomonas coleopterorum:
- a CDS encoding sensor histidine kinase, with amino-acid sequence MEFKQSLSRRIVIVFALMSAFVAGVFAVGIVATVHLVERKLTTMSLSGNMHRLLLVDNADDWRHRPEKDELFYIDGGDGDLSMPDELKTLPVGFQELTLGPRTYYAMVAQVDGRQYVLLRDQEGMEQRAHVLFIVVGAGFLLSIAMAILLGGLLARRVMAPVVRLARQVRHRDKMLGLAPPLSPDYTDDEVGELARSFDETLSKLRAALNREQMFTSDVSHELRTPLMILASSCDLLLGSELDERSQRQVTRIARATDGMSQLVETFLLLARDREAASHGNPTATLRRTADELVEIWGRQIEAKGLEFIYVVDNHSSEVYNQAFLHSVMGNLLRNAWHYTDTGFVRLTLTQSGFHVEDSGIGIPEEKRNAMFQPFVRGDEQRGEGLGLGLSLVQRICVNQGWSVSLSSREPHGCLFSVKLGDA; translated from the coding sequence ATGGAGTTCAAACAGAGTCTGAGTCGCCGCATCGTCATCGTGTTTGCCTTGATGAGCGCGTTCGTCGCCGGGGTATTCGCGGTAGGCATCGTGGCCACCGTGCATCTGGTGGAGCGCAAGCTGACGACCATGAGCCTGAGCGGCAACATGCACCGCCTGTTGCTGGTGGACAATGCAGATGACTGGCGCCATCGCCCCGAGAAAGACGAGCTGTTCTACATCGATGGCGGCGACGGTGACCTGAGCATGCCTGATGAACTCAAGACCCTGCCGGTCGGGTTCCAGGAGCTCACCCTCGGCCCGCGCACCTACTACGCCATGGTTGCCCAGGTCGACGGGCGTCAATACGTCCTGTTGCGCGACCAGGAGGGCATGGAGCAGCGCGCCCATGTGCTGTTCATCGTAGTGGGCGCCGGCTTTCTGTTGAGCATCGCCATGGCGATCCTGCTGGGCGGGCTGCTGGCACGCCGGGTGATGGCGCCGGTGGTGCGTCTGGCGAGGCAGGTGCGTCATCGAGACAAGATGCTCGGTCTGGCGCCGCCGTTGTCGCCGGACTACACCGACGACGAGGTCGGCGAACTGGCGCGCTCGTTCGATGAAACCCTGAGCAAATTGCGCGCCGCACTCAACCGCGAGCAGATGTTCACCAGCGACGTCAGTCACGAGCTGCGTACGCCGTTGATGATCCTGGCGAGCTCCTGCGATCTGCTGCTCGGCAGCGAGCTGGATGAGCGTTCGCAACGGCAGGTGACCCGCATCGCCCGGGCCACGGATGGCATGAGTCAGTTGGTCGAGACCTTCCTGCTGCTCGCCCGGGATCGCGAGGCGGCCAGCCACGGCAACCCCACCGCGACGCTCAGGCGTACGGCCGATGAACTGGTGGAGATCTGGGGACGGCAGATCGAAGCCAAGGGTCTGGAATTCATCTATGTCGTGGATAACCATTCGAGCGAAGTCTACAACCAGGCCTTCCTGCACTCGGTGATGGGCAACCTTCTGCGCAATGCCTGGCACTACACCGACACCGGCTTCGTGCGCCTGACCCTGACGCAAAGCGGCTTCCATGTCGAAGACAGCGGCATCGGCATTCCCGAGGAAAAACGCAACGCGATGTTTCAGCCCTTTGTTCGAGGTGACGAGCAGCGGGGCGAAGGCCTGGGGCTGGGCTTGTCGCTGGTGCAGCGCATTTGCGTCAACCAGGGCTGGAGCGTCAGCCTGAGCAGCCGTGAACCCCACGGCTGTCTTTTCAGTGTGAAGCTGGGCGACGCCTAG
- a CDS encoding TIGR04211 family SH3 domain-containing protein, with product MPSFQRFSTVFSRTRLVATGVFTGLLFTVGPAHGEEAPGNSRWVSDNLSTFVRSGPTDGYRIVGSLKSGQKVELLSTQGDYSQVRGEGGSSVWIPSSDLQQTPGPAEHVPLLTQQVADLSGKLQTIDDSWKNRVQGMQETLDARKALIDELEARSKALNAELSDAQSELRSTQAKLGDENKHVMMSYMVYGGSIAGAGLLAGLILPMMTRGRKRNDRWF from the coding sequence ATGCCCTCATTCCAACGTTTCTCTACCGTATTCAGCCGCACCCGCCTGGTGGCCACCGGCGTATTCACTGGCCTGCTCTTCACTGTCGGTCCGGCGCATGGCGAAGAGGCTCCTGGCAACAGCCGCTGGGTCAGTGACAACCTGAGCACTTTCGTTCGCAGTGGTCCTACCGACGGCTATCGCATCGTCGGCAGTTTGAAGTCCGGCCAGAAGGTCGAGTTGCTGTCTACCCAGGGTGACTACAGTCAAGTGCGCGGTGAAGGCGGTTCCAGTGTCTGGATCCCCAGCAGCGACCTGCAACAGACGCCAGGTCCCGCCGAGCATGTTCCCCTGTTGACCCAACAGGTCGCTGATCTGAGCGGCAAGCTGCAAACCATCGACGACAGCTGGAAGAACCGTGTACAGGGCATGCAGGAAACCCTGGACGCGCGCAAGGCGCTGATCGACGAGCTGGAAGCGCGCAGCAAGGCACTCAATGCCGAGCTCAGCGATGCCCAGTCCGAGCTGCGCAGCACCCAGGCGAAGCTGGGTGACGAAAACAAGCACGTGATGATGAGCTACATGGTCTACGGCGGCAGCATCGCCGGTGCCGGTCTGCTCGCAGGCTTGATCCTGCCGATGATGACCCGTGGCCGCAAGCGTAACGACCGCTGGTTCTGA
- the mltA gene encoding murein transglycosylase A — translation MTHFRFPWRRLLIGVVPALALLSACDNSNKPVETTHPVATYAPATWNDLPKVSDSDLQAGFTAWRSACQRLAKDAVWGATCSAAQAVDSSPAAIRTFLEAQLQVYGLRSAEKGEHGLITGYYEPVYSGSLKADAQHPVPVYGVPTDMISVQLDSLYPELKGKRLRGRLDGQVLRPYDDAATIQRQGINAPVIAWMRDAMDLQFLQIQGSGRLQLDSGRQLRVGYADQNGHPYRPVGRWLVEQGLLKKEEVSMGRIREWAVANPQRVPELLTSNPSYVFFSLRPDSNEGPRGSLNVPLTAGYSVAIDRKVIPLGSLLWLSTTRPDGSPVVRPVAAQDTGGAIAGEVRADLFWGTGDEAGELAGNMKQEGQVWLLWPKGAALPTP, via the coding sequence GTGACCCATTTCCGTTTTCCCTGGCGGCGCTTGCTCATCGGCGTCGTGCCAGCGCTGGCACTGTTGTCCGCCTGCGACAACAGCAACAAGCCTGTCGAAACCACTCACCCCGTCGCCACCTACGCACCCGCCACATGGAATGACCTGCCCAAGGTCAGCGACAGCGACCTGCAGGCCGGTTTTACGGCGTGGCGCTCTGCCTGTCAGCGCCTGGCCAAGGACGCGGTCTGGGGAGCAACCTGCTCCGCCGCGCAAGCAGTCGACTCATCGCCTGCGGCGATTCGTACTTTTCTTGAGGCCCAGTTGCAGGTCTATGGACTGCGCTCAGCCGAAAAAGGCGAACACGGCCTGATCACCGGCTACTACGAACCTGTCTATTCGGGTAGCCTCAAGGCCGACGCGCAGCATCCGGTCCCCGTGTACGGCGTGCCGACCGACATGATCAGCGTGCAATTGGACAGCCTCTACCCCGAACTCAAGGGCAAACGTCTTCGCGGTCGGCTAGATGGTCAGGTACTGCGCCCTTATGACGACGCCGCCACGATCCAGCGCCAAGGCATCAATGCCCCCGTGATCGCCTGGATGCGCGACGCCATGGACCTGCAGTTCCTGCAGATCCAGGGCTCGGGCCGTCTGCAGCTGGACAGCGGCCGCCAACTGCGGGTGGGCTACGCCGACCAGAACGGCCACCCCTACCGTCCGGTCGGCCGCTGGCTGGTCGAGCAAGGCCTGCTCAAGAAAGAAGAAGTCAGCATGGGCCGTATCCGCGAGTGGGCTGTGGCCAATCCGCAGCGGGTGCCGGAACTGCTAACCAGCAATCCTAGCTACGTGTTCTTCAGCCTGCGCCCCGACAGCAACGAAGGCCCCCGCGGCTCACTCAACGTGCCGCTGACTGCTGGCTACAGTGTTGCAATCGATCGCAAGGTGATACCGCTGGGCAGTCTTTTGTGGCTGTCCACCACACGCCCCGACGGCAGCCCTGTGGTGCGCCCGGTCGCGGCGCAGGACACCGGTGGCGCCATTGCCGGCGAAGTGCGTGCGGATCTGTTCTGGGGTACGGGAGACGAGGCCGGGGAACTGGCCGGCAATATGAAGCAGGAAGGTCAAGTGTGGCTGCTCTGGCCCAAAGGTGCCGCGCTGCCGACGCCCTGA
- a CDS encoding DUF533 domain-containing protein translates to MNTTDLLEQLLRGRGGRSSANQPGASSGQGGLGDVLGSLLGGSRGASGGGVGGLGGLGGLLGGLLGGRGGNRSGSGKYAALASLGMMAFKAYQAWQQQQANAPQQALRTVDQLSEPEAEGHSHAILRALIAAAKADGRVDAQEEAAIRAELTEHAEDAQLQQWLDAELARPLDAQELASAADGPAMAAEMYLASVMLMGQQDAGERAWLDQLAAALNLAPELRAQLDQQAEAQ, encoded by the coding sequence ATGAACACCACTGACCTACTTGAACAACTGCTGCGCGGCCGCGGCGGCCGATCCTCAGCCAATCAACCTGGTGCCTCGAGCGGGCAGGGTGGTCTGGGGGATGTACTCGGCAGCCTGCTCGGCGGCAGCCGGGGTGCATCAGGCGGCGGGGTCGGTGGTTTGGGCGGTCTGGGTGGTTTGCTGGGCGGCCTGTTGGGTGGGCGTGGCGGTAATCGATCCGGTTCCGGCAAGTACGCCGCGCTGGCATCGTTGGGGATGATGGCTTTCAAGGCCTATCAGGCATGGCAGCAACAGCAGGCCAACGCCCCACAGCAGGCGTTACGCACCGTCGATCAGTTGTCCGAGCCGGAAGCGGAAGGGCACAGTCATGCGATCCTGCGCGCTCTGATTGCCGCTGCCAAGGCTGATGGCCGGGTGGATGCGCAGGAGGAAGCGGCGATCCGCGCCGAGTTGACCGAGCATGCCGAGGATGCGCAGTTGCAACAGTGGCTGGACGCGGAACTGGCACGGCCGCTGGACGCGCAGGAGTTGGCCAGCGCGGCCGATGGCCCGGCGATGGCGGCAGAGATGTACCTTGCCAGTGTGATGTTGATGGGTCAGCAAGATGCCGGCGAGCGCGCCTGGCTTGACCAATTGGCCGCTGCCCTCAACCTGGCGCCGGAATTGCGCGCCCAGCTTGATCAGCAGGCCGAGGCGCAATAA
- the xthA gene encoding exodeoxyribonuclease III — MKIVSFNINGLRARPHQLAALIDKHQPDVIGLQETKVSDEQFPQAEIEALGYHVHFHGQKGHYGVALLSRAAPLSIDKGFASDEEDAQRRFIRGTFADAQGQVVTIMNGYFPQGESRDHPTKFPAKRRFYSDLQTLLDTGFSNDQPLVVMGDVNISHQDCDIGIGADNAKRWLKTGKCSFLPEEREWMQRLQQWGLVDSFRHLHPEVADRFSWFDYRSRGFEDEPKRGLRIDVILASHGLLPRVRAAGIDYDLRGMEKPSDHAPIWLELGPL; from the coding sequence ATGAAAATCGTCTCGTTCAACATCAACGGCTTGCGTGCCCGCCCCCATCAGCTGGCCGCCTTGATCGACAAGCACCAGCCGGATGTGATCGGTCTGCAGGAAACCAAGGTGTCGGATGAACAGTTCCCCCAGGCCGAGATCGAGGCGCTGGGGTATCACGTGCACTTTCACGGGCAGAAAGGCCATTACGGAGTGGCATTGCTGTCGCGCGCCGCGCCGCTGAGTATCGACAAAGGGTTTGCCAGCGACGAGGAGGACGCACAGCGTCGCTTCATCCGCGGTACCTTTGCCGATGCTCAGGGCCAGGTCGTGACGATCATGAATGGTTATTTTCCACAGGGTGAAAGTCGCGACCACCCCACCAAATTCCCTGCCAAGCGCCGTTTCTACAGCGACCTGCAAACCCTGCTGGATACAGGGTTCAGCAACGATCAACCGCTGGTGGTGATGGGTGACGTGAACATCTCTCACCAGGATTGCGACATCGGTATCGGCGCGGACAACGCCAAGCGCTGGCTGAAGACCGGCAAGTGCAGTTTCCTGCCCGAAGAGCGCGAGTGGATGCAGCGATTGCAGCAGTGGGGCCTGGTAGACAGTTTCCGCCATTTGCATCCGGAAGTGGCAGACCGGTTCAGCTGGTTCGACTACCGCAGCCGTGGCTTCGAGGATGAGCCCAAGCGGGGGTTGCGGATCGATGTGATCCTGGCCTCCCACGGATTGCTGCCCAGGGTTCGGGCAGCGGGTATCGATTACGATTTGCGGGGGATGGAAAAACCTTCGGACCATGCGCCAATCTGGTTGGAGCTGGGGCCTTTGTGA
- a CDS encoding response regulator encodes MSEDAQDVVLIVEDEPLILMVLADYLSGQGYRVLQAENGEQALEILATKPHLDLMVTDFRLPGGISGVKIAEPAVLLRPDLKVIFISGYPAEIEETNSPIARKAPILAKPFDLDTLHQQIEKLLA; translated from the coding sequence ATGAGTGAAGATGCACAAGATGTCGTTCTCATCGTCGAGGACGAGCCGTTGATATTGATGGTGCTGGCGGACTATCTGTCTGGTCAGGGCTATCGCGTTTTGCAAGCCGAGAACGGCGAGCAGGCGTTGGAGATTCTTGCGACCAAGCCGCACCTTGACCTGATGGTGACGGACTTTCGTTTGCCCGGCGGCATCTCCGGCGTGAAGATCGCTGAACCCGCAGTGCTGTTGCGCCCGGATCTCAAAGTGATCTTCATCAGCGGCTATCCGGCGGAAATTGAAGAAACCAACAGCCCAATCGCGCGCAAGGCACCGATCCTGGCCAAGCCATTCGACCTGGACACGCTGCACCAACAGATCGAGAAATTACTGGCGTAA
- a CDS encoding chemotaxis protein CheB — protein MSRFQAVVVGASAGGVEALLGIYGQLPTTFKLPVLTVLHLPDERHSQLAEVFERRLNRPVRQARDKEPIEAGMFYFAGPSYHLSVERDFSLSLSQEERVHYSRPAIDFLFDSAADAYGASLIGVLLTGANEDGARGLASIKRKGGLTIVQDPAEARVAVMPQAAIRLQTPDHILSLHGIGCLLAELERSTC, from the coding sequence ATGAGTCGTTTTCAAGCGGTGGTGGTGGGGGCTTCGGCCGGCGGCGTGGAAGCGTTGCTGGGCATCTACGGCCAGCTACCGACGACCTTCAAGCTACCGGTGCTGACAGTACTGCACCTGCCCGACGAGCGTCACAGCCAGCTGGCGGAAGTGTTCGAGCGGCGCTTGAATCGGCCGGTGCGCCAGGCCCGCGACAAGGAGCCGATCGAGGCAGGCATGTTCTACTTCGCCGGGCCCAGCTATCACTTGTCGGTAGAGCGCGACTTCAGTCTGTCATTGAGTCAGGAGGAGCGGGTTCATTATTCACGGCCAGCGATCGACTTTCTCTTCGATTCGGCAGCCGATGCCTATGGCGCCAGCCTGATCGGCGTTCTGCTGACCGGTGCCAACGAAGACGGTGCGCGCGGCCTGGCCAGCATCAAACGCAAAGGTGGCTTGACCATCGTCCAAGACCCCGCCGAGGCGCGGGTTGCGGTCATGCCGCAGGCGGCCATCCGCCTGCAGACGCCTGACCATATTCTTTCACTCCACGGCATTGGCTGTCTGCTTGCCGAGCTGGAACGAAGCACATGCTAA
- a CDS encoding CheR family methyltransferase, whose translation MQPAAERHIDIEIRLLIEAIYLTYSYDFRDYSGASVKRRILHALRQMECGSVSSLQARVLHEPTAFMELLQYLTIPVSEMFRDPEHFLALRREVVPLLKTYPSVKVWIAGCSTGEEVYSMAILLREEGLLERTIIYATDINPVSLEKAKQGIYSMESVRAYTQNYQRAGGTRSFSDYYTAAYGNAIFDSGLRANVTFADHSLATDSVFSETQLVSCRNVLIYFNKGLQDRAFGLFHESLSRRGFLMLGSKETLDFSAYSSRFETLTRPERIYRKS comes from the coding sequence TTGCAACCGGCTGCCGAACGCCATATCGATATCGAGATCCGGCTGTTGATCGAGGCGATCTACCTCACCTACAGCTACGATTTCCGTGACTATTCCGGCGCTTCGGTGAAGCGCCGCATTCTGCACGCGCTGCGGCAGATGGAGTGCGGCAGCGTCTCGTCGCTGCAGGCGCGGGTGCTGCACGAGCCCACGGCGTTCATGGAGCTGCTGCAGTACCTGACGATCCCGGTCAGCGAGATGTTTCGCGATCCAGAGCACTTTCTGGCCTTGCGCCGCGAAGTGGTGCCGCTGCTCAAGACCTATCCGTCGGTGAAAGTCTGGATCGCCGGGTGCAGCACGGGGGAGGAGGTCTATTCGATGGCCATCCTCCTGCGCGAGGAAGGTCTGCTCGAACGTACCATCATCTACGCGACCGACATCAATCCAGTCTCCCTGGAGAAGGCCAAGCAAGGCATCTATTCCATGGAAAGCGTGCGCGCCTATACGCAGAACTACCAGCGCGCCGGTGGCACTCGCTCGTTCTCCGACTATTATACGGCGGCCTACGGCAACGCGATCTTCGACAGCGGCCTGCGCGCCAACGTGACTTTCGCCGACCATAGCCTGGCCACCGACAGCGTGTTTTCCGAGACGCAACTGGTGTCGTGTCGCAACGTGCTCATCTATTTCAACAAGGGCTTGCAGGACCGCGCCTTCGGGCTGTTCCACGAGTCGTTGAGCCGGCGTGGCTTTCTCATGCTGGGCAGCAAGGAAACCCTGGATTTCTCGGCCTACAGTTCGCGCTTCGAAACCCTGACGCGCCCGGAACGGATCTATCGCAAGTCATGA
- a CDS encoding hybrid sensor histidine kinase/response regulator, with protein sequence MLSNVQAKLLIVDDLPENLLALEALIASPGREVHKALSADEALSLLLQHEFAMAILDVQMPGMNGFELAELMRSTEKTKNIPIVFVSAAGRELNYAFKGYESGAVDFLHKPLDMQAVKSKVSVFVDLYRQRKTLKEQLDALERSRQEQEVLLKRLQVTQSELEHAVRMRDDFMSIVSHEVRTPLNGLILETQLRKLHLARDNADAFTLDKMRAMVERDERQIQSLIRLIEDMLDVSRIRTGKLSIRPAQFDLAQLVRNLVDSFAPQVDAADCTISLRADEPVLGIWDEFRIEQVVSNLISNALRYGGKGPVEVTVYGHNGWARVEVRDHGIGISKENQLRIFQQFERVSGSNVVAGLGLGLFISEQIVAAHGGRIEVESALGDGATFRVSLPL encoded by the coding sequence ATGCTAAGCAACGTCCAAGCAAAACTGTTGATCGTCGATGACCTGCCGGAAAACCTGCTGGCCCTGGAGGCGTTGATCGCCAGCCCCGGCCGTGAGGTGCACAAGGCGTTGTCGGCCGATGAAGCCCTTTCATTGTTGCTGCAGCACGAATTCGCCATGGCCATTCTCGACGTGCAGATGCCAGGCATGAACGGCTTCGAGCTGGCAGAACTGATGCGCAGCACCGAGAAGACCAAGAACATTCCGATCGTCTTCGTCAGCGCCGCCGGGCGCGAGCTCAACTATGCCTTCAAGGGCTACGAGAGCGGCGCGGTCGACTTTCTGCACAAGCCGCTCGACATGCAGGCGGTGAAGAGCAAGGTCAGCGTGTTCGTCGACCTGTACCGTCAGCGCAAGACACTCAAGGAGCAGCTCGATGCGCTGGAGCGCTCGCGCCAGGAGCAGGAGGTCCTGCTCAAGCGTCTGCAGGTGACCCAAAGCGAGCTGGAACATGCGGTGCGCATGCGTGACGACTTCATGTCGATCGTCTCCCACGAGGTGCGCACGCCGCTCAACGGCCTGATCCTGGAAACCCAACTGCGCAAGTTGCACCTGGCACGCGATAACGCCGACGCCTTCACCCTCGACAAGATGCGCGCCATGGTCGAGCGTGACGAGCGCCAGATCCAGAGCCTGATTCGTCTGATCGAGGACATGCTCGATGTGTCGCGGATCCGTACCGGCAAGCTGTCCATCCGACCTGCCCAGTTCGACCTCGCGCAATTGGTGCGCAACCTGGTCGACAGTTTCGCGCCCCAAGTGGACGCGGCCGATTGCACCATCAGTTTGCGCGCCGACGAGCCCGTGCTGGGCATCTGGGACGAGTTCCGCATCGAGCAGGTCGTCAGCAACCTGATTTCCAATGCCTTGCGCTACGGTGGCAAAGGCCCGGTGGAGGTCACCGTGTATGGACACAACGGCTGGGCGCGCGTGGAAGTGCGCGACCATGGCATCGGCATCAGCAAGGAAAACCAGCTACGGATCTTTCAGCAGTTCGAGCGCGTTTCCGGTAGCAACGTGGTGGCCGGGCTGGGCCTGGGGTTGTTCATTTCCGAGCAGATCGTGGCCGCTCATGGTGGACGTATCGAAGTCGAGAGTGCGCTGGGCGACGGCGCGACGTTCCGAGTCAGCCTCCCGCTGTAG
- a CDS encoding N-acetyltransferase, whose product MPQTSTTAAEVRQLDGGYARETRALLYQTYLVDPTFAYLFEADRPGFERRVRSTVRQLVNQHFLQDLPALGLFFDDRLAGVALVAPPQRRLGITESWAWQWRMMLGTGVEGTRRYLEYHHAVQECIPSDAVHVLPLMGLHPDFQGPELGEQLLTAVHNWCAQDPTSEGVVLDTGNPRYLAFFERQGYTQIGEVNLGPVVEHVFFHPSPETVGYAQG is encoded by the coding sequence ATGCCCCAGACTTCGACCACCGCTGCAGAAGTACGTCAGCTCGATGGTGGTTATGCCCGTGAAACCCGTGCGCTGCTGTACCAGACCTATCTAGTCGACCCGACCTTCGCCTACCTGTTCGAAGCCGATCGCCCAGGCTTCGAACGGCGTGTGCGTTCGACCGTGCGGCAATTGGTCAATCAGCATTTTCTCCAGGACCTGCCGGCCTTGGGCTTGTTCTTCGACGACCGCCTGGCGGGTGTTGCGCTGGTCGCGCCGCCGCAGCGTCGCCTGGGCATCACCGAAAGCTGGGCTTGGCAGTGGCGAATGATGCTCGGTACGGGTGTGGAAGGCACGCGCCGCTATCTCGAATACCATCACGCCGTCCAGGAATGCATCCCCTCGGATGCCGTCCATGTGCTGCCGCTGATGGGGCTGCACCCGGACTTTCAGGGCCCTGAACTCGGGGAGCAACTGCTGACCGCAGTGCACAACTGGTGTGCTCAGGATCCAACCTCAGAAGGCGTGGTATTGGACACCGGCAACCCGCGCTACCTGGCGTTCTTCGAGCGGCAGGGCTATACCCAGATTGGGGAAGTGAACCTGGGGCCTGTGGTCGAGCATGTGTTCTTCCACCCCAGTCCTGAAACAGTCGGTTACGCACAGGGCTGA
- a CDS encoding autotransporter assembly complex protein TamA: MNYSGRLAGSLALLVASMAAQAQSVLDVRVNPANPALKSNVEGYIGSLGDRDGEALLRFSRGAEEQAQKAAQALGYYQARVTSEVQPGETPRLLLRIEPGEPVHLRNVTVRVEGPAADLKAFRVPRSNELAPGAVLNHGQYENAKQLIQNQASRYGFFSGTFSKQRLAVDPRAGVADVELVYNSGPRFKLGKVSFQGDTPFDEELLQRMVPFKEDTAYDSELIAELNQALQSSGYFEGVRVDAAPTAASERVIPVDVQLTTRKPRTMGLGLGYSTDVGPRGKANWTRHWVNPQGHSYGAELELSAPRQNVGLWYDIPLDPPLTDKLRWAGGYQYEELADTDSLSKLLTFGPEWHSKLPSGWQRVISLKWQREEYRLGDDTGLSTLLMPGISYTYLKSDNKVDPHNGYRVQFDAQVAKEGVLSDTNLLHGNVMLKGLTTVAQNHRLLGRVQLGGNATNGYKSVPPSLRFFAGGDQSVRGYDYQTLSPENSDGDRIGGRYMVAGSVEYQYSIAEKWRVATFIDKGNSFNDLKFADLKTGIGVGVRWVSPVGPIRLDLAHAMDDDGGVRLHFSMGPEL; the protein is encoded by the coding sequence ATGAATTATTCAGGACGATTGGCCGGCAGCCTGGCGCTGCTGGTCGCAAGCATGGCGGCCCAGGCCCAAAGCGTACTCGACGTACGCGTCAACCCTGCCAACCCGGCACTCAAGAGCAACGTCGAAGGCTACATCGGCAGCTTGGGTGACCGTGACGGTGAGGCGCTGCTGCGCTTCAGCCGTGGAGCCGAGGAGCAGGCGCAAAAGGCAGCCCAGGCATTGGGCTATTATCAGGCACGCGTGACCAGCGAAGTGCAGCCGGGCGAAACCCCGCGCTTGCTGCTGCGTATCGAACCGGGTGAGCCTGTGCATCTGCGCAACGTCACGGTGCGCGTCGAAGGCCCGGCGGCCGACTTGAAGGCCTTTCGCGTCCCGCGCAGCAACGAGCTGGCGCCCGGTGCCGTGCTCAACCACGGTCAGTACGAAAATGCCAAGCAGCTGATCCAGAATCAGGCCTCGCGGTATGGGTTCTTCAGCGGCACCTTCAGCAAGCAGCGTCTGGCGGTCGACCCACGGGCCGGCGTCGCGGATGTCGAACTGGTCTACAACAGCGGCCCGCGTTTCAAACTGGGCAAGGTCAGTTTCCAGGGCGACACGCCGTTCGACGAAGAACTCCTGCAACGCATGGTGCCGTTCAAGGAAGACACGGCCTACGATTCCGAACTGATCGCCGAACTCAACCAGGCGTTGCAATCGAGCGGCTACTTCGAAGGTGTGCGGGTCGATGCTGCGCCCACTGCCGCCAGCGAGCGAGTCATTCCTGTCGATGTCCAGCTGACGACCCGCAAGCCTCGGACCATGGGCTTGGGTCTGGGGTATTCGACCGACGTCGGTCCGCGCGGCAAAGCCAACTGGACCCGCCATTGGGTCAACCCCCAAGGCCACAGCTACGGTGCAGAGCTGGAACTTTCGGCGCCTCGGCAGAACGTCGGGCTTTGGTACGACATTCCCCTGGATCCCCCTCTGACCGACAAGCTGCGATGGGCGGGCGGTTATCAATACGAAGAGCTGGCCGACACCGACAGCTTGAGTAAACTGCTCACGTTCGGCCCGGAATGGCACAGCAAACTCCCCAGCGGTTGGCAGCGGGTCATCTCGTTGAAGTGGCAACGCGAAGAATACCGGCTCGGCGACGACACCGGCTTGAGTACCTTGCTGATGCCCGGCATCAGCTACACCTACCTCAAGAGCGACAACAAGGTCGACCCCCATAACGGCTACCGCGTGCAGTTCGATGCCCAGGTGGCCAAGGAAGGGGTACTGTCGGACACCAACCTGTTGCATGGCAACGTAATGCTCAAGGGCTTGACCACTGTGGCACAGAATCACCGCTTGCTTGGCCGGGTGCAGTTAGGCGGCAATGCCACCAACGGTTACAAATCCGTTCCTCCTTCGTTGCGCTTCTTCGCCGGTGGCGACCAGAGCGTGCGTGGCTACGACTACCAGACCCTGTCGCCGGAGAACTCCGATGGCGATCGCATCGGCGGACGCTACATGGTCGCCGGCAGTGTCGAGTACCAATATTCGATTGCCGAAAAGTGGCGCGTGGCAACCTTCATCGACAAGGGCAATTCGTTCAACGATCTTAAATTCGCCGACCTCAAGACGGGCATCGGCGTCGGCGTGCGCTGGGTGTCGCCGGTGGGCCCCATTCGGCTCGACTTGGCCCACGCGATGGACGACGATGGCGGCGTGCGGCTGCACTTTTCCATGGGGCCGGAACTGTGA